From Pigmentibacter ruber, a single genomic window includes:
- a CDS encoding sigma 54-interacting transcriptional regulator codes for MSDEIELNFEHFENLNIVNKLRQIIGNWWNIQLNFTDEKGYLRGVPQGRFFNPKNPICKFITENNETFKDCVKVARVTTIESEEANEQLISTCHAGFSTISLPLKIEEKYLGCIFADGFIIEETVNEQKEKLRKYLQKTQNKNALEVEEYINTLPILSMKEVGYLEELLQLVLDEILQLRKSISDNQEELNAINSSLKRDWNFENIVGKSKAMQDVFNLLGKVSESEATILITGENGTGKEGIAKAIHVNSKRKNKNFIVQNCGALNDNLLESELFGHVKGSFTNAIKDKKGLFELADKGTLFLDEIGDTSATMQVKLLRLLQEGTFIPVGGSEQKKVDVRILAATNKNLEQMVKNGTFREDLYYRLNVINVRLPALRERSEDIPLLIKKFLENYAKSNKIQAKKISSSCLQRMEKYHWPGNVRELENEVERLCVLSGENPDISEELLSDRIFGTDEKEESFHNIDKQSNLKDAIEKLEKEMILAHLEKLNWNKSKASITLGISRASLIMKCEKYNLEKK; via the coding sequence GTGAGTGATGAAATAGAACTCAATTTTGAACATTTTGAAAACCTTAATATTGTCAATAAATTAAGACAAATTATTGGTAACTGGTGGAATATTCAGTTAAATTTTACAGATGAAAAGGGGTACTTAAGAGGAGTGCCGCAAGGGCGTTTTTTTAATCCTAAAAATCCTATTTGCAAATTTATTACAGAAAATAATGAGACTTTTAAAGATTGTGTAAAAGTAGCTAGAGTAACAACAATAGAATCAGAAGAAGCAAACGAGCAATTAATATCTACTTGTCATGCAGGATTTAGCACAATATCTTTGCCTTTAAAAATTGAAGAAAAATATTTGGGCTGTATATTTGCTGATGGCTTTATTATAGAAGAAACAGTAAATGAACAAAAAGAAAAATTAAGAAAATATTTGCAAAAAACGCAAAATAAAAATGCGCTTGAAGTTGAGGAATATATAAACACACTCCCTATTTTATCTATGAAAGAAGTTGGTTATTTAGAGGAATTACTGCAATTAGTTCTTGATGAAATTTTGCAATTAAGAAAATCAATTTCTGACAATCAAGAAGAACTAAATGCTATAAATTCAAGTTTAAAGAGAGATTGGAATTTTGAAAATATAGTTGGAAAAAGTAAAGCAATGCAGGATGTTTTTAATTTGCTTGGAAAAGTAAGTGAAAGTGAAGCAACTATTTTAATTACTGGCGAAAATGGAACTGGAAAAGAGGGAATTGCTAAAGCAATTCATGTGAATTCAAAAAGGAAAAATAAAAATTTTATTGTGCAAAATTGCGGTGCTTTAAATGATAATTTGTTAGAATCAGAATTATTTGGACATGTAAAAGGATCTTTTACAAATGCTATTAAAGATAAAAAAGGTTTATTTGAATTAGCTGATAAAGGGACTCTTTTTCTCGACGAAATAGGTGATACTTCTGCCACAATGCAAGTAAAATTATTAAGATTACTTCAAGAAGGAACATTCATACCTGTTGGTGGTTCAGAGCAGAAAAAAGTTGATGTTCGTATTTTAGCTGCAACAAATAAAAATTTAGAGCAAATGGTAAAAAACGGAACTTTTAGAGAAGACTTATACTATCGACTAAATGTTATAAATGTAAGATTACCAGCTTTAAGAGAAAGATCAGAAGACATACCATTACTTATAAAAAAATTTTTAGAAAATTATGCAAAAAGTAACAAGATTCAAGCAAAAAAAATTTCATCATCTTGTTTGCAAAGAATGGAAAAATATCATTGGCCAGGAAATGTTAGAGAGTTAGAAAATGAAGTCGAAAGACTTTGTGTATTGTCAGGAGAAAATCCAGATATATCTGAAGAACTTTTATCTGACAGGATTTTTGGAACGGATGAAAAAGAAGAAAGCTTTCATAATATTGATAAGCAAAGTAACTTAAAAGATGCAATAGAAAAACTAGAAAAAGAAATGATTTTAGCTCATCTAGAAAAGCTAAATTGGAATAAGAGTAAAGCTTCAATAACTCTTGGAATTAGTAGAGCTAGTTTAATAATGAAATGTGAGAAATATAATTTAGAAAAAAAATAG
- a CDS encoding aminotransferase class IV, giving the protein MTNEFFGVANINGKICPLSEAKIPISDRGFLFGHSIFETVLVKKGEIKHWDEHFARLLSSCKEAFILAPDKETLFSNVKETIQKNIQQTGEVSDKCQLRIIVSGGNSFDLGIKKTNNVLPSSNFIIICRNVTGPTQEQYLDGISLLCVKDLRSQGLIDIKSCSYLYNLIALESAKNAGYDDALFFNTENNISESTTANFIWFDKNLTVYSTPFKGLCLAGVTLSQLIAGLKKMQISFDWSVLNRANMSDVKGCGIISSIRGIVPVRKIDEHVFDVHSSHNFFLKLNQALFNH; this is encoded by the coding sequence ATGACGAATGAATTTTTTGGAGTAGCAAATATTAATGGAAAAATTTGCCCATTAAGTGAAGCAAAAATTCCTATATCTGATCGTGGTTTTTTATTTGGACATTCCATATTTGAAACTGTACTTGTTAAAAAGGGTGAAATTAAACATTGGGATGAGCATTTTGCGCGTTTACTTTCTAGCTGTAAGGAAGCATTTATTCTTGCTCCTGATAAAGAAACACTTTTTTCTAATGTAAAAGAAACTATTCAGAAAAATATTCAACAAACTGGAGAAGTAAGCGACAAATGCCAGCTAAGAATTATTGTTTCTGGAGGAAATTCTTTTGATTTAGGTATAAAAAAAACTAATAATGTTTTACCTAGCTCAAATTTTATTATTATTTGCAGAAACGTAACAGGACCCACACAGGAGCAATACCTAGATGGTATTTCATTATTATGTGTTAAAGATTTACGTTCTCAAGGATTAATAGATATTAAATCATGCTCATATCTTTATAATCTAATTGCCTTAGAAAGTGCAAAAAATGCTGGATATGATGATGCATTATTTTTTAATACAGAAAATAATATTTCTGAATCAACCACTGCAAATTTTATTTGGTTTGATAAAAATTTAACCGTTTACTCAACGCCATTTAAAGGCCTCTGCTTAGCTGGTGTTACTTTAAGTCAATTAATTGCAGGTCTAAAAAAAATGCAAATATCATTTGACTGGAGTGTATTAAATCGGGCAAATATGAGCGATGTGAAAGGTTGTGGAATAATTTCTTCAATACGTGGAATTGTTCCAGTTAGAAAAATTGATGAACATGTATTTGATGTCCATTCTTCCCACAACTTTTTTTTAAAATTAAATCAAGCTTTATTCAATCATTAA
- a CDS encoding ATP-dependent 6-phosphofructokinase, protein MNKGIEIKPETFQVESLIPAFGQANISSPLKGSFQTENFIDDGKDRILVDISLEGLLKASRPDNGKILFQPPTFELAGPREKIFWNPENLKVAIVTCGGLAPGLNNVIQNLVTFLFERYRVKNIYGVPYGYQGFTHDPLTKRFAFGWRRLDALSVQNIDFEGGSVLGTGRGHSNPVSIVDALMLRDINILFTIGGDGTLAGANAIHEEIKRRKVPIALIGIPKTIDNDVLWVSKTFGFESAVGKAVEALRCAQTEARSAFHGIGLVKIMGRNCGALTATAAVAMNDIDFVLVPEVPIVLDGQNGLLNAIVRRVIEKGYITIAVAEGAGQDLFPPSEIQKDLSGNIKLKDIGKFLQQKITEEFKARNIETTLKYIDPSYMLRSQTTSADDSVFCAKLGQNAVHAAMAGKTGCMIGYAFEHFTHVPLTAVALGKKHLDINEPLWLSVLASTGQPAQWK, encoded by the coding sequence ATGAATAAGGGCATTGAAATTAAACCAGAAACTTTTCAAGTCGAAAGCCTAATTCCAGCTTTTGGCCAGGCTAATATTTCGTCACCATTAAAAGGTTCTTTCCAAACTGAAAATTTTATTGATGATGGAAAAGATAGAATTTTGGTTGATATTTCTTTAGAAGGATTGCTTAAAGCGTCCCGCCCAGATAATGGAAAAATTTTGTTTCAGCCACCCACATTTGAGCTTGCAGGTCCACGAGAAAAAATTTTTTGGAATCCTGAAAATTTAAAAGTTGCAATCGTAACTTGTGGGGGGTTAGCTCCAGGGTTAAACAATGTCATACAAAATTTAGTTACCTTTTTGTTTGAAAGGTATCGTGTAAAAAATATCTATGGAGTTCCCTATGGCTATCAAGGTTTTACACACGATCCTTTAACAAAAAGATTTGCTTTTGGTTGGAGACGTCTAGATGCACTTTCAGTTCAAAACATTGATTTTGAAGGTGGGAGTGTTTTAGGAACGGGTAGAGGGCATTCAAATCCTGTATCTATTGTTGACGCGTTAATGCTTAGAGATATTAATATTTTATTTACTATCGGTGGAGATGGCACTTTAGCTGGTGCAAATGCAATTCATGAAGAAATAAAAAGAAGGAAGGTACCTATTGCATTAATAGGTATACCTAAAACTATTGATAACGATGTTCTTTGGGTAAGTAAAACATTTGGATTTGAGTCTGCGGTTGGAAAAGCTGTTGAAGCTCTTCGCTGTGCACAAACTGAGGCGCGTTCTGCTTTCCATGGAATTGGTCTGGTAAAAATAATGGGAAGAAATTGTGGTGCATTAACTGCAACAGCTGCAGTCGCTATGAATGACATTGATTTTGTTCTCGTCCCAGAGGTTCCAATCGTTCTTGATGGACAAAATGGATTGCTCAATGCAATTGTCCGAAGAGTGATAGAAAAAGGTTATATTACAATTGCTGTAGCAGAAGGTGCTGGACAAGATTTATTCCCACCTTCGGAAATTCAAAAAGACCTTAGTGGAAATATAAAATTAAAGGATATTGGGAAATTTTTGCAACAGAAAATTACTGAAGAATTTAAAGCTAGGAATATTGAAACTACTTTAAAATATATTGATCCTAGTTATATGTTACGTTCTCAAACTACATCAGCAGATGATTCTGTTTTTTGCGCTAAGTTAGGTCAAAATGCAGTGCATGCAGCAATGGCAGGAAAAACAGGTTGTATGATAGGTTATGCTTTTGAACATTTTACCCATGTCCCGTTGACAGCCGTAGCATTAGGGAAAAAGCATTTGGACATCAATGAACCTCTTTGGCTTTCTGTACTAGCTTCTACTGGACAACCTGCACAATGGAAATAA
- a CDS encoding matrixin family metalloprotease codes for MIKSLFYSFLLVSLILSCGKTYENQKNIQKEKVFVDNAFVYYLNNVKEKLRKLKVSEYKINKINNVSIEFGDIKRKNGNEKVAGVCNIKYTDTLVYSQKITIDFSQWETFNTKYKIEIIAHELGHCAWGLKHDQTKDQIMSEILTNITESKWHIFADQIMNSSENIRNI; via the coding sequence ATGATTAAAAGTTTATTTTATTCTTTTTTATTGGTAAGTCTCATATTATCTTGCGGAAAAACATACGAAAATCAAAAAAATATTCAAAAAGAAAAAGTTTTCGTTGATAATGCTTTTGTTTACTATCTTAATAATGTTAAAGAAAAGCTTAGAAAACTTAAAGTAAGTGAGTATAAAATTAATAAAATTAATAATGTTTCTATTGAATTTGGTGATATTAAAAGGAAAAATGGGAATGAAAAAGTTGCCGGTGTTTGTAATATTAAATATACAGATACTTTGGTTTATTCTCAAAAAATAACGATTGATTTTTCCCAGTGGGAAACATTTAATACTAAGTATAAAATTGAAATAATTGCACATGAATTAGGCCATTGTGCTTGGGGCTTGAAACACGATCAAACGAAAGATCAAATTATGAGTGAAATTTTAACTAATATTACTGAGTCTAAATGGCATATTTTTGCAGATCAAATTATGAATTCGTCTGAAAATATAAGAAATATTTAA
- a CDS encoding TcdA/TcdB pore-forming domain-containing protein, whose protein sequence is MNNSIKAFLLTSVAFFNVYCSKKTDKNDNKENIIKNYIHENKQFKNEQFSKEYYDLKLLSKTIATDFLKTYAKLVNKYKIENDLFPILIENDERKLTLISTEQFITMDINIDVDEDLNSFLQLLSAIQTNIKNLNKYFIYYSNYEFKQKVKSSDFRSIYIINQIINEFKNANNSNLNKYLFAHFLAGFSLIDFEAVDKKNLIIQLGKNLTIIPDELETFSKNFESFLEKNLLNIEFINFDFNDFYSERIEKRTNANFSQFFYDQSKKFSNIKNSFFNNEKTISSSIDSMLDDIKDIDVYYEPINSHSVNTIESVKTNSEKLINFYNSYQEFGKNNIYQKFIEFSYANFSYNNLVHLRPTVISGEKKYPVQHAPIKKIDLSDSSKIKINFGDYYVYETENWEEYGGVFYSLPRLTDSPAISNNKEKTFSLLSAFNFESTKELSYNNSKPILLPTMPEAYVEYSYAAVPGIHHANSPSLEKLRNIQRSNKFKFIYEFFNWKFYQHVVNDFDIRFIPTEIDVTLSSTKNILVVPKIPYDLANKIQYKFKGNGGDYYLKISNYAEYQFEANSKDKWFIDATDILGETTYFGNTIFIGNKLLHFVPGSKPKEIIIKQKNGVYKVFDENIGKNLIPSYDFSKQNISNPENFLNEILHKNDQKVSFVEIENYLTRNNKAWFDTKNSIFINPLNPNRINKNDLIIIGKNKSGIFLYNPLIRDLYYISESTNTLELIEANILNFKFDKDKLYFITDSEVVLCINDNSIIKIFSFNESKIKFDDLKEIAKNKKYRINENVLTFSAENKLLGWYLSQSGTFFAKE, encoded by the coding sequence ATGAATAACTCTATTAAAGCATTTCTCCTTACATCTGTGGCATTTTTTAACGTTTATTGCAGTAAAAAAACAGATAAAAACGATAATAAAGAAAATATAATTAAAAATTATATTCATGAAAATAAGCAATTCAAAAATGAACAATTTTCAAAAGAATATTATGATTTAAAATTGCTATCAAAAACTATTGCTACTGATTTTTTAAAAACATATGCAAAATTAGTTAATAAATACAAAATTGAAAATGATCTTTTTCCTATTCTTATTGAAAACGATGAGAGAAAATTAACTTTGATCAGTACTGAACAATTTATTACAATGGATATCAATATTGATGTTGATGAAGATTTAAATTCATTTCTCCAATTACTAAGTGCCATACAAACTAATATTAAAAATCTAAATAAATATTTTATATATTACTCTAACTATGAATTTAAACAAAAAGTAAAAAGTTCGGACTTTCGATCTATTTATATTATTAATCAAATTATTAATGAATTTAAAAATGCTAATAATTCTAATTTGAACAAATACTTATTCGCACATTTTTTAGCTGGATTTAGTCTGATTGACTTTGAAGCTGTCGATAAAAAAAATCTAATTATACAATTAGGAAAAAATTTAACAATTATTCCTGATGAATTAGAAACATTTAGCAAAAATTTTGAGAGTTTTTTAGAAAAGAATTTACTTAATATAGAATTCATAAATTTTGATTTTAATGATTTTTACTCTGAAAGAATAGAAAAAAGAACAAATGCAAATTTTTCTCAATTTTTTTATGACCAATCAAAAAAATTCAGTAATATAAAAAACTCTTTTTTCAATAACGAAAAAACAATTTCATCATCAATTGATAGCATGTTAGATGATATAAAAGATATAGACGTTTATTATGAGCCAATTAATTCACACAGTGTCAATACAATTGAAAGTGTAAAAACTAATAGTGAGAAATTAATTAACTTTTACAACAGTTATCAAGAATTTGGAAAAAATAATATTTATCAAAAATTCATTGAGTTTTCTTACGCTAATTTTTCTTACAACAACTTAGTTCACCTTAGGCCAACTGTAATATCAGGAGAAAAAAAATATCCTGTTCAACATGCCCCAATAAAAAAGATAGATTTATCAGATTCTAGTAAGATAAAAATTAATTTTGGTGACTATTATGTTTATGAAACAGAAAATTGGGAAGAGTATGGTGGAGTATTTTATTCACTTCCTAGGCTAACAGATTCTCCTGCAATTTCAAATAATAAAGAAAAAACTTTTTCTTTGCTTTCAGCATTTAATTTTGAATCAACAAAAGAGTTATCATACAACAACTCAAAACCAATTTTATTACCTACTATGCCTGAAGCCTATGTTGAATATTCTTATGCCGCAGTCCCTGGTATCCACCACGCTAATTCTCCGAGCTTAGAAAAACTTCGGAACATTCAACGTTCAAATAAATTTAAATTTATTTATGAATTTTTTAATTGGAAATTCTATCAGCATGTAGTTAATGATTTTGATATTCGCTTTATTCCAACAGAAATAGATGTAACATTAAGCTCTACTAAAAATATACTTGTAGTTCCCAAAATTCCATACGATCTAGCGAATAAAATTCAATACAAATTTAAAGGCAATGGCGGAGACTACTATTTAAAAATTTCTAATTATGCGGAATATCAATTTGAGGCGAATAGTAAAGACAAATGGTTTATCGATGCAACTGATATTCTAGGTGAGACTACTTACTTTGGAAATACAATTTTTATTGGGAATAAACTCCTGCATTTTGTACCAGGTAGTAAACCAAAAGAAATTATTATAAAGCAAAAAAATGGTGTGTATAAAGTATTTGATGAAAATATAGGAAAAAACTTAATTCCTAGTTACGATTTTAGTAAACAAAATATCTCTAATCCAGAAAATTTTCTGAATGAAATATTGCATAAAAATGACCAAAAGGTAAGTTTTGTTGAGATTGAAAATTATTTAACTCGAAATAATAAAGCTTGGTTTGATACAAAAAATAGTATTTTCATTAATCCATTAAACCCAAATAGAATAAATAAAAATGATCTAATAATTATTGGAAAAAATAAGAGTGGTATATTTTTATATAACCCATTGATAAGAGATTTATATTACATTTCTGAAAGTACAAATACACTAGAATTGATTGAAGCAAATATTTTAAATTTCAAATTTGATAAAGACAAGTTATATTTTATTACGGATTCTGAAGTTGTATTGTGCATAAACGATAATAGTATTATAAAAATTTTCTCTTTTAATGAATCTAAAATTAAATTTGATGATTTAAAAGAAATTGCTAAAAATAAAAAATATCGAATTAATGAAAATGTATTGACTTTTAGTGCTGAAAATAAATTATTAGGCTGGTACCTATCGCAATCAGGAACATTTTTTGCTAAAGAATAA
- the rph gene encoding ribonuclease PH, whose product MSILRSQGRSPSQPRAIKITPKYLKNPVGSVLVEYGETKVLCSATVEETVPNWMRGTRGQGWITAEYALLPASTLDRTKRERQYLSGRTQEIQRLIGRSLRSVVDLKQLGERTIIIDCDVLHADGGTRTASITGGYVALKLAIEALIKQNKIRNNNNPLKDAVAAISLGVFEDQIFVDLDYQEDLKADVDLNVVMTATGQLLEVQGTAEKRPFTREQLNKMLDLASDALKEVFDEQNAAFA is encoded by the coding sequence ATGTCAATATTACGTTCTCAAGGTCGTTCACCTTCTCAACCTAGAGCTATAAAAATAACTCCAAAATATTTAAAAAATCCTGTTGGCTCTGTTTTAGTTGAATATGGGGAGACTAAGGTTTTATGTTCCGCAACAGTTGAAGAAACAGTTCCAAACTGGATGCGTGGGACTCGTGGACAAGGCTGGATAACTGCTGAGTATGCCTTATTACCAGCTTCAACACTAGACCGTACAAAAAGAGAAAGACAGTATCTATCTGGAAGAACACAAGAAATTCAAAGACTCATTGGCAGATCTCTGCGTTCAGTTGTAGATTTAAAGCAATTAGGTGAACGAACAATTATAATTGACTGTGATGTTCTACATGCTGATGGTGGAACTAGAACAGCATCCATTACTGGTGGTTATGTAGCGTTAAAATTAGCTATAGAAGCTCTCATAAAACAAAATAAAATTAGAAATAATAATAATCCTCTCAAAGACGCTGTAGCAGCTATTTCTTTAGGAGTTTTTGAAGATCAAATTTTTGTCGATTTAGATTATCAAGAAGATTTAAAAGCAGATGTCGATCTTAATGTAGTTATGACGGCCACAGGACAATTATTGGAGGTTCAAGGCACTGCAGAAAAACGTCCATTTACTCGTGAACAGTTAAATAAGATGTTAGATCTAGCTTCGGATGCTTTAAAAGAAGTATTTGATGAACAAAATGCTGCATTTGCTTGA
- a CDS encoding tetratricopeptide repeat protein: MKKCNLLKIISISCAIGLFSSCMTSSNSSDSIKYISLGNKYAEKGDFSRSAEQYRIALKIEPNSATAKRNLGLVLVKINKFKEALSLLNEVAPNYPKDAELLYFLGEAYRGVGFEKESIKAYQNALNINPNDLRVIKSISWVYLKTGKYDAAEKMIKKNYEKNPLDLQLMLIMTSIDVKKERYTKAIKEMEEFEKSEFKIISKDQTTAETEKILLLNVLGNAYAGINDCIKAQKIFDIVLKSRPFLAPTLTDSAKCDLKANNTIQAKGKLEKAYSSEPDYPEALYLLGKIYTSNNPKKAAFYYKKFIEISSDDKNYENESKEAQNTLAQLEAKNLDSTKKSD; this comes from the coding sequence ATGAAAAAATGTAATTTATTGAAAATTATTTCAATTTCATGCGCAATTGGATTATTTTCTAGTTGTATGACTTCATCAAATTCTTCAGATAGTATCAAATATATTTCTTTAGGAAATAAATATGCTGAAAAAGGAGATTTTTCCCGCTCAGCAGAACAATATCGAATAGCTTTGAAAATTGAGCCCAATTCTGCAACTGCGAAAAGAAATTTAGGATTAGTTTTAGTAAAAATTAATAAATTTAAGGAAGCATTGTCTTTATTGAATGAAGTTGCTCCAAATTATCCAAAAGACGCTGAATTACTATACTTTTTGGGCGAAGCTTATAGAGGGGTAGGTTTTGAAAAAGAATCTATCAAAGCTTATCAAAATGCATTAAATATCAATCCAAACGATTTACGAGTAATTAAGTCAATTAGTTGGGTTTATTTAAAAACTGGGAAATATGATGCTGCTGAAAAAATGATAAAAAAGAATTATGAAAAAAACCCACTTGATCTGCAATTAATGTTAATTATGACTAGTATTGATGTTAAAAAAGAAAGATATACAAAAGCAATAAAAGAAATGGAAGAATTTGAAAAATCTGAATTTAAAATAATTAGCAAAGATCAAACAACAGCAGAAACAGAAAAAATATTATTGTTAAATGTTCTAGGAAACGCATATGCTGGAATTAACGACTGCATAAAAGCGCAGAAAATTTTTGATATTGTTTTAAAATCGAGACCTTTCTTAGCTCCAACCTTAACCGATTCTGCAAAATGTGACCTAAAAGCAAATAATACTATTCAGGCAAAAGGAAAACTAGAAAAGGCTTATTCATCTGAGCCAGACTATCCTGAAGCTCTCTATCTTTTAGGAAAAATTTACACTTCAAATAATCCTAAAAAAGCAGCATTTTACTATAAAAAATTTATAGAAATTAGCTCAGATGATAAAAACTACGAAAATGAAAGCAAAGAGGCTCAAAACACTTTAGCGCAGCTTGAAGCTAAAAACTTGGACAGTACGAAGAAATCTGATTGA
- the rsmD gene encoding 16S rRNA (guanine(966)-N(2))-methyltransferase RsmD, which translates to MRVIAGKYKRRSLSTLSGSDITRPTADRVKESLFNILSDSIEEAVVLDLFAGSGALGIEALSRGAKKAVFVEKNIQAYNVIQQNLHQLQIPPNHFQLINSDASIFLKNSFKSEKFDIIFIDPPYLSKWYENALQELDSANICAQFCTVIFEMPLLLKIQLQSNSQDWSKIDERKYGKTKIEIWQKGQFE; encoded by the coding sequence ATGCGGGTTATTGCAGGTAAATATAAACGTAGAAGTCTTTCAACTTTATCAGGAAGTGATATTACCCGCCCTACAGCAGATAGAGTGAAAGAAAGTCTTTTTAATATTCTTTCTGACTCTATTGAAGAAGCCGTTGTTCTTGATCTCTTTGCTGGTAGTGGTGCTTTGGGAATTGAAGCTCTCAGTAGAGGGGCAAAAAAAGCCGTTTTTGTTGAAAAAAACATACAGGCATACAATGTCATCCAACAAAACTTACATCAGCTCCAAATCCCACCTAATCATTTTCAACTCATTAACAGTGATGCTAGTATATTTTTAAAAAATTCTTTTAAAAGTGAAAAATTTGATATTATTTTTATTGATCCTCCATATTTATCAAAATGGTACGAAAATGCCTTGCAAGAACTTGATAGCGCAAATATTTGCGCCCAATTTTGCACTGTCATTTTTGAAATGCCTCTCCTTCTAAAAATTCAATTACAATCCAATTCACAGGATTGGTCGAAAATTGATGAAAGAAAATATGGAAAAACGAAAATTGAAATTTGGCAGAAAGGGCAATTTGAATGA